In one Mucilaginibacter ginsenosidivorax genomic region, the following are encoded:
- a CDS encoding TetR/AcrR family transcriptional regulator, whose protein sequence is MSKAEEKKQHIIERAAILFNEKGIAGTSVDEIIAAANTSKGCFYGHFESKEEIAQDAVDLLFKKLTDRRTITFNKHTTAIAKLGAFMDNNKNPLASYIDGGCPIVNFSTEADDTNPVIKKKVKTMVDTTISLFTNIIQDGIDSGELSDTIIPNEFATRMLVSIEGANAICRVLNSTKPMLMTINSLKAELASYAKVTQNL, encoded by the coding sequence ATGAGTAAAGCAGAAGAAAAGAAACAGCACATTATAGAGCGGGCTGCCATTTTATTTAACGAAAAAGGGATTGCCGGTACTTCTGTTGACGAGATCATAGCAGCCGCTAACACCAGCAAGGGCTGTTTTTACGGTCATTTTGAAAGTAAGGAAGAGATAGCTCAGGATGCGGTTGATCTTTTATTTAAAAAATTAACCGACCGAAGAACCATCACCTTTAACAAGCATACCACCGCTATTGCTAAACTTGGCGCCTTTATGGATAATAACAAGAACCCGCTGGCCAGTTATATTGATGGGGGCTGCCCTATTGTAAATTTTTCGACCGAGGCTGATGATACCAACCCGGTGATTAAAAAAAAGGTAAAAACAATGGTTGATACTACCATTAGCCTGTTTACAAACATTATACAGGATGGAATCGATAGCGGCGAACTATCTGATACTATCATCCCCAATGAATTTGCAACCCGTATGTTAGTGTCTATTGAAGGGGCAAATGCTATTTGCCGGGTATTAAACAGCACTAAACCGATGCTGATGACTATCAACAGCTTAAAAGCCGAACTGGCATCTTATGCCAAGGTAACACAAAATTTGTAA
- a CDS encoding alpha/beta hydrolase has product MKSKTQTKHYGTTQGKGVFLGMLAIFLTSFFITNPAIAQVKNIVLVHGAWGDVSGWEGVYKILNAKGYHVDVVSNSDLSLADDVASVKAVLARQKGPVILVGHSYGGAVITEAGDTSSVAALVYVSAFAPDAGESLLSLQKAGPPNPESGIMPPVRGLLWYDMAKYYKDFCPDLSPAQADFMAHSQTPLGIAAAVTPISVPAWKTRPSWFIVSTEDRMIPPDAERFMAKRAGSKVTEIKASHVAFISHPKEVAAVIEAAANGVAK; this is encoded by the coding sequence ATGAAAAGTAAAACCCAAACTAAACATTACGGTACAACACAAGGGAAAGGGGTATTTTTAGGTATGCTCGCCATTTTCCTTACTTCTTTTTTTATTACTAACCCTGCAATTGCCCAGGTTAAAAACATTGTATTGGTGCATGGTGCCTGGGGCGATGTATCTGGCTGGGAAGGCGTTTACAAAATATTAAATGCCAAAGGTTACCATGTAGATGTGGTAAGCAACTCAGACCTGAGCCTGGCCGATGATGTCGCATCGGTTAAGGCTGTATTGGCACGCCAAAAAGGCCCGGTGATCCTTGTGGGTCACTCCTATGGGGGCGCTGTGATCACCGAAGCCGGCGATACCTCAAGTGTGGCCGCATTGGTTTATGTATCGGCCTTTGCGCCAGATGCAGGCGAATCGTTATTGAGTCTGCAAAAGGCCGGTCCGCCAAACCCGGAATCGGGCATTATGCCGCCGGTAAGAGGATTGCTGTGGTATGATATGGCCAAGTATTACAAGGATTTTTGCCCTGATCTGTCGCCAGCCCAGGCCGATTTTATGGCACATTCACAAACACCGCTTGGTATTGCCGCCGCTGTTACGCCTATCAGCGTTCCCGCCTGGAAAACAAGACCAAGCTGGTTCATCGTATCGACCGAAGACAGGATGATACCACCGGATGCAGAACGTTTTATGGCGAAAAGAGCAGGATCGAAAGTAACCGAAATTAAAGCCAGCCACGTAGCCTTTATATCGCACCCTAAAGAAGTAGCCGCAGTAATTGAAGCGGCTGCCAATGGTGTTGCAAAATAA
- a CDS encoding SDR family oxidoreductase yields MNNQKVALVTGSNRGIGFETAKQLGEKGITVILTARDLNVAQDAAASLNKSGIDAYGIKLDVTNADDRKAAAAYIESNFGKLDILINNAGVAPKESLFVSKTAETTEEEFQYIYNTNLFSVVYLTNELLPLLKKSDAGRIVNLSSILGSLTIHAQPESPIAGFRVLSYNSAKAALNVFTIHLAAELEGTGIKVNAAHPGWVQTELGGNEQAPMSITDGAKTSVELALLSEDGPNGKFIHMGEELPW; encoded by the coding sequence ATGAACAATCAAAAAGTAGCCCTGGTAACAGGATCAAATCGTGGTATTGGTTTTGAAACCGCAAAACAACTTGGTGAAAAAGGTATCACCGTAATTTTAACTGCACGTGATTTAAACGTTGCACAGGATGCTGCCGCCAGCTTAAATAAATCAGGAATTGACGCTTACGGAATTAAATTAGACGTAACTAATGCAGATGACAGAAAAGCTGCCGCCGCTTACATAGAGTCAAATTTCGGCAAACTGGATATCTTGATTAACAATGCTGGTGTAGCGCCAAAAGAGTCCTTATTTGTAAGTAAAACAGCCGAAACAACCGAAGAAGAGTTTCAATACATTTACAACACCAACTTGTTTAGCGTGGTTTACTTAACCAACGAGCTGTTGCCTTTATTAAAGAAAAGCGATGCCGGCCGTATTGTTAACCTTTCAAGTATTCTTGGTTCATTAACTATTCATGCACAGCCAGAAAGCCCTATAGCGGGCTTCCGTGTATTGTCATACAATTCTGCCAAAGCGGCGCTTAACGTATTTACCATTCACCTGGCTGCCGAATTAGAAGGTACCGGTATTAAAGTGAACGCCGCTCACCCGGGTTGGGTACAAACCGAACTTGGCGGTAACGAACAGGCGCCAATGAGTATTACCGATGGTGCAAAAACCAGCGTTGAACTGGCTCTTTTAAGTGAGGATGGTCCAAACGGAAAGTTTATCCACATGGGCGAAGAATTGCCCTGGTAA